The DNA region GCCGGAGATCGCCAGCTTGTAGAGGATGGCGAGGATCAGCGACTGCTTGAAGATGTTGTCGTTGAAGGCGCCGAGCAGCTGCGTCACGAAGAACGGCAGGAAACGTCGCGTGCCCAGCAGGGCGAATTGCGAATGTTGGCTCATCTTCCTTGGTACCTGGTAGTGGCTGGGGTGAAGCCGGTGCGCGAGGCACGTCGCTGATTTGACAGCAACTGGCCAGCCCCAGGCCACACCTTGAGACGAAAAATGCCGAATCCCCACGCAAAAAGGGCGCCTTTCGCGGCGCCCTCTTCCCCTCAGATCGGCAGCTGCCCCAGCCCCCAGCGCAAGGCGAAGAACAGCAGCAACCCGCCGAGGATGGTCGCCAGCAGGTGGCGGGTGACGGCAGCGATGAGGATGCAGCCGAGCCCCGCCAGCAGGTAGGCGTTGTCCAGCGCCACTGCCGCATGCTCGCCGTCGGGCATCACCATGCCGGGCACCACGATGGCGGTGAGCACCGCGGTCGGCACGTAGTGCAGCCCCTGGCGCACCAGCGGCGGGAAGCGCAGGTCCGGCCAGGCGAAGAGGCTGTAGCGGATGGCGAAGGTGATCGCGGTCATGCCGAGGATCAGCAGCCAGGTTTCCATCAGAGCACCTCCTCGAGCTGGCCCAGGCGATAGCGCCGCTCCAGCACCACGCCGACGACGATGCCGCTCAACGCCGCCGCCATCAGCCCGAGCTTGTAGGGCAGCGCGTGGCACAGCAGCGCCACGGCCCCGGCCACCAGTGCCGCCGCCACCTGTGGGCGGTTGCGCAGCATGGGCACGACGATGCCGATGAAGGTCGCCAGCATGGCGAAATCCAGCCCCCAGGCCGCGAGATTGGGCACGGCCTGGCCGAACACCACCCCCACCAGGGTGTAGGACGCCCAGCTCAGGTACATCGCCAGAGCGGCCCCGAGGAAGTACCAGTGCTTGAGCGGCGACCCGTCTTCCTCGGCATAGCGGTGCTGCACCACGGCGAAGGCCTCGTCGGTGAGCCAGAAGGCCAGGGGCATGCGCCAGCGCTTGGGCAGGTGGCTGACGAAGGGTTGCAGGCTGGCGCTGTAGAGAGCGTGGCGCAGGTTCACCACCAGCGTGGTGAGCAGCACCACCGCCACCCCTGCGCCCCCGCTGAGCAGGGTGATGGCGATGAACTGCGCCGAGCCGGCGAACACCAGCAGGGACATGCCGAGGGTCTGCCAGGCGTCGAGCCCGGCCCCGGCGGCGAGGGTGCCGTAGATGATGCCGAAGGGCATGGCGCCGATGAGCATCGGCACGATGTCGCGCACGCCGCGGACGAATTCTGTAGAGCGGGACATGGGATTCTCCTTGTCCCCCCACTCTGCCAGCCGGGGGCTCAGCCGGTCTTGAACGATCTTGCGCAGGCGCTGCGGTACTCACCCGGACCGACGCCGTAAGCCTGCTTGAACTGGCGGGTCAGGTGGCTCTGGTCGGCGAAGCCCAGCTGCATCGCCACCGGCAGCGGCGCGCAGCCTTCGCGCAG from Pseudomonas tohonis includes:
- a CDS encoding AzlD domain-containing protein, whose amino-acid sequence is METWLLILGMTAITFAIRYSLFAWPDLRFPPLVRQGLHYVPTAVLTAIVVPGMVMPDGEHAAVALDNAYLLAGLGCILIAAVTRHLLATILGGLLLFFALRWGLGQLPI
- a CDS encoding AzlC family ABC transporter permease, which translates into the protein MSRSTEFVRGVRDIVPMLIGAMPFGIIYGTLAAGAGLDAWQTLGMSLLVFAGSAQFIAITLLSGGAGVAVVLLTTLVVNLRHALYSASLQPFVSHLPKRWRMPLAFWLTDEAFAVVQHRYAEEDGSPLKHWYFLGAALAMYLSWASYTLVGVVFGQAVPNLAAWGLDFAMLATFIGIVVPMLRNRPQVAAALVAGAVALLCHALPYKLGLMAAALSGIVVGVVLERRYRLGQLEEVL